Proteins encoded by one window of Polyodon spathula isolate WHYD16114869_AA unplaced genomic scaffold, ASM1765450v1 scaffolds_1575, whole genome shotgun sequence:
- the si:ch211-105c13.3 gene encoding protein S100-A1 has translation MDKAIKTLVTAFQDSARGSAELGKDEFENLIRTQLPNILTHTKDDEAVADLMRQLDSNKDGKISFREYLDLIGEVGRCLSQHRLSEQH, from the exons ATGGACAAGGCCATTAAGACCCTAGTCACAGCGTTTCAGGATTCAGCCAGAGGGAGTGCGGAGCTGGGGAAGGACGAATTCGAGAATCTCATCCGTACGCAACTACCAAACATCCTGACG caCACAAAGGATGACGAAGCGGTGGCGGACCTGATGCGCCAACTCGACTCCAACAAGGACGGGAAGATCAGCTTCAGAGAGTACCTGGACCTCATCGGAGAGGTCGGCCGCTGCCTGAGCCAGCATAGACTGTCTgaacagcactga
- the s100a11 gene encoding protein S100-A11 — protein sequence MEAAINTLVNQFKTFAGNDGKDDTLSKEEFKSLVTSQLPTLIKNGSDPAVIEGLMNSLDQNNDGELTFMEFWQLIGQLANKLGGYGQ from the exons ATGGAGGCTGCCATCAACACATTGGTCAACCAGTTCAAGACCTTCGCTGGGAATGATGGGAAGGACGACACGCTCAGCAAGGAGGAGTTCAAGAGCCTGGTGACATCACAGCTCCCCACCCTGATCAAG AATGGCAGTGACCCGGCCGTGATCGAGGGGCTAATGAACTCTTTGGATCAGAACAACGACGGAGAGCTGACCTTCATGGAATTCTGGCAGCTGATTGGCCAGCTGGCGAACAAGCTGGGCGGCTATGGCCAATAG